The following coding sequences lie in one Benincasa hispida cultivar B227 chromosome 6, ASM972705v1, whole genome shotgun sequence genomic window:
- the LOC120079066 gene encoding probable L-type lectin-domain containing receptor kinase VI.1, translated as MAPLAFLLVVFCMAPHFFAESSILYNGFLEGKRLILDGAAVVKPTGALRLTNNSPNVVGHAFYPDAVKMFDKSSPSYPNASSYSATFVFAIDPSSPGQGGHGLAFTLAPSTNFDGAESGHFLGLFNPVNNGNTSNHIIAVEFDTVNGHGEARNSRGNHIGVNINGVSSVASRPAASSYYIDDEMLKEIEIDSGDPMAVWIEYDGLSKTLNVTIGFLEQKPETQLISFPVDLTTVVKDQMFVGFAASTGIETSSHYILGWSFAVNAPARQLRYSLLPKGPKEQNLSSSSINNPQLKVVLAVSSIVVILGIVFLTFLFIRMKKTESLEDWERDCPHRFNYKDLYTATNGFNDSEQIGIGGFGSVYKGKLSSTGAEIAVKRVKRNSSQGMKEFAAEIESLGRLRHKNLVNLQGWCKKKNDLLIVYDYIPNGSLHSLLYTPKQSLVLKWEQRFNILKGIAAGLLYLHEDWEQVVIHRDIKPSNVLIDADMNARLSDFGLSRQYDHDETSHTTRVVGTIGYIPPELFHTGKASKSADVFAYGVLLLEVACGRKPLGSNQFILVDWVMEWYEAGNILYVADPKLDSIYKVEEMEMVLQLGLLCTRWKQEARPSMRQVMRFLNGEDPIPSLDAWANSQSIFESNSRLTMNDRSLSPSVGPISSTSINIGR; from the coding sequence ATGGCTCCGTTGGCTTTTCTTCTAGTGGTCTTCTGTATGGCTCCTCATTTTTTTGCAGAGTCTTCAATTTTATACAATGGATTTCTCGAAGGAAAAAGATTGATTCTTGATGGCGCCGCAGTTGTTAAACCGACTGGTGCGTTACGCCTCACCAACAATTCACCAAATGTCGTAGGCCATGCGTTTTATCCTGATGCAGTTAAGATGTTTGATAAAAGTTCTCCGTCGTATCCCAATGCTTCATCTTACAGCGCAACTTTTGTGTTTGCCATCGATCCTTCAAGCCCCGGCCAAGGTGGCCACGGCTTGGCCTTCACCTTGGCTCCATCAACCAATTTTGATGGAGCTGAAAGTGGACACTTCCTTGGATTATTCAACCCTGTCAACAATGGAAATACTTCCAACCATATAATTGCTGTTGAATTTGACACTGTTAATGGGCATGGTGAAGCAAGAAATTCTAGAGGCAACCATATTGGGGTTAACATCAATGGCGTTTCATCAGTTGCATCCAGACCTGCTGCTTCTTCCTACTATATTGATGATGAAatgttgaaggaaatcgaaattGATTCTGGTGATCCGATGGCTGTTTGGATTGAATATGATGGTCTGAGTAAAACTTTGAACGTCACTATAGGTTTTTTGGAGCAAAAGCCAGAGACACAGCTCATTTCATTTCCTGTTGATCTGACTACTGTTGTGAAGGATCAAATGTTCGTGGGGTTCGCTGCATCGACTGGGATCGAAACAAGCTCTCATTACATTTTGGGATGGAGCTTTGCAGTGAATGCACCGGCACGGCAACTGAGGTACTCTCTCCTTCCCAAAGGACCAAAAGAGCaaaatctttcttcttcatccattaATAATCCCCAGTTGAAGGTTGTTTTAGCCGTTTCATCTATTGTGGTTATTTTGGGAATTGTTTTCTTAACCTTCTTGTTTATAAGAATGAAGAAAACAGAGAGCTTGGAGGATTGGGAAAGAGATTGCCCTCATAGATTCAACTACAAGGATCTTTACACAGCAACAAATGGATTTAATGACAGTGAGCAAATTGGAATTGGGGGATTTGGGTCAGTATATAAAGGCAAGTTAAGTTCAACTGGAGCTGAGATTGCTGTGAAGAGAGTCAAAAGAAACTCAAGCCAAGGAATGAAGGAATTTGCAGCAGAAATCGAAAGCTTGGGACGATTAAGACATAAAAACTTGGTTAATCTTCAAGGATGGTGCAAGAAAAAAAACGATCTCCTCATAGTTTACGATTATATTCCAAATGGGAGCCTTCATTCTCTTCTCTATACTCCAAAACAGAGCTTGGTATTGAAGTGGGAACAAAGATTCAACATCCTCAAAGGCATTGCTGCAGGATTACTATATCTTCATGAAGATTGGGAGCAAGTAGTGATCCACCGAGATATAAAGCCGAGTAATGTTCTAATAGATGCCGACATGAATGCCCGGTTGAGCGATTTTGGATTGTCCCGGCAATACGACCATGACGAAACATCGCACACGACTCGAGTCGTTGGGACAATAGGTTACATACCACCGGAGTTGTTTCACACGGGGAAGGCGTCGAAGAGTGCGGATGTGTTTGCGTATGGAGTTCTGCTTTTGGAAGTGGCGTGTGGAAGAAAGCCTCTAGGATCAAACCAGTTCATATTGGTGGATTGGGTGATGGAATGGTATGAAGCGGGGAACATTCTTTATGTGGCTGATCCTAAATTGGATTCAATTTATAAGGTGGAAGAGATGGAGATGGTATTACAACTTGGGCTTCTTTGTACTCGTTGGAAACAAGAAGCTCGGCCGTCAATGAGACAAGTAATGAGGTTCCTTAATGGAGAAGACCCAATTCCTTCACTCGATGCGTGGGCTAATTCTCAAAGTAtctttgaatctaattcaagaTTGACAATGAATGATCGCTCGTTGTCCCCGTCCGTCGGCCCGATTTCCTCTACCTCCATAAACATAGGAAGATAG
- the LOC120079910 gene encoding uncharacterized protein LOC120079910 gives MPSYVKFFKDILTNKRKIRENETVALTYECSALFQNNIPTKMKDLRSFTLPCSIGGKEVENALCDLGASINLMPLSIFKKLNIGNARPTTITLQLVDRSITHLEGKIEDVLMQVDKLIFLADFIILDYEGDIEVSIILSRPFLATGCTLIDVQKGELTIRVDDQQVKFNILNALKYPSDMENCQYVEELHEEQWHEPQEES, from the coding sequence ATGCCGAGCTATGTGAAATTCTTCAAGGACATACTTACCAACAAGAGGAAGATCAGGGAGAATGAAACGGTCGCATTAACATATGAGTGTAGTGCGCTTTTTCAGAACAACATCCCTACTAAAATGAAAGATCTCAGGAGTTTCACATTGCCATGCTCAATAGGGGGAAAAGAAGTCGAAAATGCGTTGTGTGATTTGGGGGCAAGTATAAACCTAATGCCCTTGTCAATcttcaaaaagttaaatatcGGCAACGCAAGACCAACCACAATTACGTTGCAGTTAGTCGATAGATCAATAACGCATCTAGAGGGcaaaatagaggatgtacttATGCAAGTAGATAAGCTCATCTTCCTTGCTGACTTTATCATATTAGATTATGAAGGTGACATTGAGGTGTCTATCATCTTGAGTCGCCCATTTCTCGCAACAGGGTGCACACTGATCGATGTACAAAAAGGAGAACTTACCATAAGGGTCGATGATCAGCAAGTTAAGTTCAACATTctcaatgcgttgaaatacCCAAGTGATATGGAAAATTGTCAATATGTTGAAGAACTGCACGAAGAACAGTGGCACGAGCCTCAAGAAGAATCGTAG